GGCTCTCGGGGTCGCGGTACTTCACCAGGATGTTGGCCGGGGCCTGGGCCAGAAAGCGCTTGAGCTCTTCCTCGCTGCGCTTGATCGGCAGGTCCAGGCAATCGGCGGCGATGATCATCCGCGTGCGCGACCGGGCAAAGCGCAGGTTGTCGGAGAACATCACCCGGTAGTCGTCGCAGAAGTCCGGCTGCGGGCAGCGCAGCTCGATCGCCAGGATCGGAATCCGCCGCCCTGCCAGCCAGCAGGCCACGCCATGGACGATCATCCAGTAGGTGAAATAGGTGAAGGCCCGGCCCGGCGCATGCTCGTCGTCCTGCAGGACGATTTCTGCCAGGCTCTGCTGGCGCACCAGTTGCGCCGGCAGGCGTTCGAACATCAGCGACAGAAAGCCCAGCACCGAATCCAGCCCCGCCGCCAGGGTCGGCTGGGCCATGGCCGAGCGGCAGAGAAAGGCCAGGCTGCCGGACTTCAGCCGGCGCGGATCCATGCCGAAAAACTCGTCATCCAGACGCCGGGCCAACAGCCGCCAGAGCCGGGCATAGGCGCTGGCCGGGACGCGCGCGCAGCCCTGCTGCAGGAGCGCCGGATCAATCCCGACCTTGTTCAGCACTTCCGCGGTGGCCGCCCCCGGCGCACAGCTTTGCAGCAGCGCCTCGCGCACCAGTTGCATGGAGATGGTGTCTTTTTCCGCCATCGTGACCAACGTTTTCCTAAGGATCTCGGGATCGCCATCTTAGGCAGTGACCGGGAAAAAGC
This genomic stretch from Pseudomonas sp. Os17 harbors:
- a CDS encoding AraC family transcriptional regulator, whose amino-acid sequence is MAEKDTISMQLVREALLQSCAPGAATAEVLNKVGIDPALLQQGCARVPASAYARLWRLLARRLDDEFFGMDPRRLKSGSLAFLCRSAMAQPTLAAGLDSVLGFLSLMFERLPAQLVRQQSLAEIVLQDDEHAPGRAFTYFTYWMIVHGVACWLAGRRIPILAIELRCPQPDFCDDYRVMFSDNLRFARSRTRMIIAADCLDLPIKRSEEELKRFLAQAPANILVKYRDPESLASRIKQQLRQLPGEQWPESESLAQSLCMSASTLRRRLAEEGQSYQALKDSVRKELAIVWLAEPQLSFAEIAGRLGFADTSSFYKAFRKWSGSNPGHYRSLILNDPDLS